One Candidatus Paceibacterota bacterium DNA segment encodes these proteins:
- the secE gene encoding preprotein translocase subunit SecE — MTTFLQEVRTELAKVSWPSRSQVIRYTGVVLAITIVMSAYLGVLDALFTYILTLIVS; from the coding sequence ATGACTACCTTTTTACAAGAAGTACGCACAGAATTAGCAAAAGTAAGTTGGCCAAGCCGCTCGCAAGTCATCCGTTATACGGGTGTTGTTCTCGCGATCACGATTGTAATGTCCGCCTATCTAGGTGTTTTGGATGCGTTGTTTACCTACATCCTCACGCTTATTGTTTCTTAA
- the nusG gene encoding transcription termination/antitermination protein NusG, whose product MAKQANIEERRWYAIHTYSGYEDNVCRSLKQRVETLGFEDQIFNILVPKEKKIRIRNGKRETIEEKIYPGYVLVEMLVNDASWYVVRNTPNVTGFIGAGTVPTPLSASEVNDLLARSGAKEPSYQVDIAVGERVKITDGPFKDFDGKIAEVDPERGRVKVLVTIFGRETPVELDFLQMKKL is encoded by the coding sequence ATGGCAAAGCAAGCTAATATTGAAGAGCGCCGCTGGTACGCTATTCACACGTATTCTGGCTACGAAGACAACGTATGCCGCAGTTTAAAACAACGCGTGGAAACGCTCGGTTTTGAAGATCAGATTTTCAACATTCTCGTTCCAAAAGAAAAGAAGATTCGTATCCGCAACGGCAAGCGTGAAACGATCGAAGAAAAGATCTACCCAGGTTATGTGCTCGTGGAGATGCTCGTCAATGACGCGTCATGGTATGTAGTGCGCAACACGCCAAACGTGACCGGCTTTATCGGTGCTGGCACGGTGCCAACCCCACTCTCTGCCTCGGAGGTAAATGATCTTCTTGCTCGCTCCGGCGCAAAGGAGCCTTCGTACCAAGTGGACATTGCGGTTGGGGAGCGCGTGAAGATCACTGACGGCCCCTTTAAAGATTTCGATGGTAAAATCGCAGAAGTAGATCCGGAGCGTGGCCGCGTCAAAGTGTTGGTAACGATCTTTGGTCGCGAAACGCCCGTGGAACTTGACTTCTTGCAGATGAAGAAGTTGTAG